In Argiope bruennichi chromosome 4, qqArgBrue1.1, whole genome shotgun sequence, a single window of DNA contains:
- the LOC129966223 gene encoding cuticle protein 14-like, which yields MYLPKVVMVMVVFYGYISIILSAAVPALSSQNYGSNNFDSRRSNLLATPRNLPRTSPSSSGYTHDVVPKPYKFNYFIVDDQGNTHHRDEESNGNGTVKGYYGYTDISGLFRIVEYTADRNGFRVSIKTNEPTLVGRKSPADVRLNDYPSSSDMRNENEPWKYSGSCYVVFPYGICHRQPVDKVLDFKRLLFQ from the exons gttGTTATGGTTATGGTGGTATTTTATGGTTATATCTCAATAATACTATCGGCAGCAGTGCCTGCATTGTCTTCCCAGAATTATGGAAGTAACAACTTTGACTCAAGGAGATCTAATCTACTAGCCACACCGAGAAACTTACCAAGGACCTCACCTTCATCAAGTGGTTATACCCATGAT GTAGTCCCAAAACCTTACAAATTCAATTACTTTATAGTCGACGATCAAGGAAATACACATCATCGAGATGAAGAATCAAACGGAAATGGAACAGTCAAAGGATACTACGGGTACACGGATATTTCAGGGTTGTTCAGAATAGTTGAATATACCGCAGATAGAAATGGATTTCGAGTTAGTATCAAAACCAACGAACCGACTTTAGTTGGAAGGAAAAGTCCTGCTGACGTACGATTGAATGATTATCCATCCTCCTCAGATATGCGAAATGAAAATGAACCTTGGAAATATTCAG gTTCTTGTTATGTTGTTTTTCCTtatggcatttgtcatagacaacCCGTTGACAAAGTCCTCGATTtcaagcgtctcttgtttcagtag